The nucleotide window ACTCTCCTTTCCAGCTCTTTTATTTGACCGGCTTCTCTGGTATCGTCGCGTATTCAACGAACAAGAGGAGACCCATGCATATATTCCGGTATATTACGATAATATCATTGCTTTTGGTGGCCCTGGCGGCCTGCTCGGGGGCTGAGGAGCCGTCCGGGGACAAGGCGCAGGAGCCCGACTTCAAGGCAGCGGCCCCGGCCAAGGCGGTCAAGGCCGCAGCCACGGACGGCGGCGACATCCTCGAGCTGGACTCGACCGGGCTGAAGGACTATCTGGCCGCCAACACGGGCAGGCCCACCCTGGTCATGCTCTGGGCCACCTGGTGCCCGTCCTGCAAGCAGCAGATTCCCGAACTGGAGCAGCTGGAAAAAACCCACGGCGACACGGTCAACATCATCGCCCTGTCCGTGGACGAGAACAGGAAGGCGCTGGAGCGCTACCTGGAAAAGAAGCCCATGGCCCTGACGGTGGCCTGGGGCGACCAGCAGATCGCCCGGGATCACAACGTGGAGGCCATCCCCACGCTGCTCATCTTCGACAAGTCCGGCAAGAAGATCTTCGGCCAGCCCGGCGTGTTCCCCGCATCCATGCTCGGAGCCATGGCCGACAAGCTGGTGAATGGGTAGCCGCATGATCCGCAAGGCACGCATCAAGGATGTCAGGGCGATTCACGGTCTGCTCATGCACACCGAGGAGCATGACGGGCTGGTCCTGCCGCGCTCCTTCAGCCAGTTGTATTCGCACCTGCGCGATTTCGTGGTGGCCGTGGAGGACGGCGAGGTCATCGGCTGCTGCGCCCTGAGCCTGATCTGGGAAGATCTGGCCGAGATTCGCTCCCTGGTGGTTTCCCCGAAACACCGGGGCAAGCACCTGGGCCGCAAGCTGGTGGAGGCCTGCCTGAGCGAAGCCGTGACATTGGGCATATACAGGGTGTATACCCTGACCGAGGTGGCCGGCTTCTTCGCCCGCCTGGGCTTTGTGGAGGAAGGCATGGAGTCCCTCAATCAAAAAATATTCCTGGACTGTCTCAACTGTCCGAGGTTCCCGGATCTCTGCAACGAGGTCGCCATGACCATCAACCTGTAACCATTCGGAAAAATGGCACATAAACTCACACCCTTCATCACCGCGGAGCAGATAGCGGAACGGAACAAGGCACTGGGGCAGGAGATCACCAAGAGCTACGACGGCGGCGAACCCCTGGTCTGCATCTGCGTGCTCAAGGGCGCGTTTCTCTTCTACTCCGACATCGTCCGGCAGATCGACCGCGACATCGAGGTGGATTTCGTCCGCCTGGCCAGCTACGGCACGGCCACGTCCCGGTCCGAGGACATAGTCTTTTCCAAGGATCTGGAGATTTCCATCGAGGGCAAGGACGTGCTCGTG belongs to Pseudodesulfovibrio portus and includes:
- a CDS encoding N-acetyltransferase; translated protein: MIRKARIKDVRAIHGLLMHTEEHDGLVLPRSFSQLYSHLRDFVVAVEDGEVIGCCALSLIWEDLAEIRSLVVSPKHRGKHLGRKLVEACLSEAVTLGIYRVYTLTEVAGFFARLGFVEEGMESLNQKIFLDCLNCPRFPDLCNEVAMTINL
- the hpt gene encoding hypoxanthine phosphoribosyltransferase, with protein sequence MAHKLTPFITAEQIAERNKALGQEITKSYDGGEPLVCICVLKGAFLFYSDIVRQIDRDIEVDFVRLASYGTATSRSEDIVFSKDLEISIEGKDVLVIEDIVDTGHSMDFLLRVLRMRNPKSLKICALIDKHERREKKIQVDFAGFKLTEGFIVGYGLDYAERYRELGGIYELSTEA
- a CDS encoding TlpA family protein disulfide reductase; its protein translation is MHIFRYITIISLLLVALAACSGAEEPSGDKAQEPDFKAAAPAKAVKAAATDGGDILELDSTGLKDYLAANTGRPTLVMLWATWCPSCKQQIPELEQLEKTHGDTVNIIALSVDENRKALERYLEKKPMALTVAWGDQQIARDHNVEAIPTLLIFDKSGKKIFGQPGVFPASMLGAMADKLVNG